A window of Pyrus communis chromosome 3, drPyrComm1.1, whole genome shotgun sequence genomic DNA:
TTCATATCACTGGCTTGCAAGGATTTGTAGCCTTGATGATCAAAATTGTTTCCTCAAACAATATGAGGAGATGACCTTTAATCTTTTGTAACGATACGTCATAGCAATGATCTAATTATTGCAAGATCTCtaaattttatatggaaaatTTAAATCGTTGATTTTTCGAATCACTATGTGGTAAATACCATGAAAACAGTTGTTGAATTTATGTTACATactttttttaagatttaaattATAGTTACACTAGGTTGGTAATGTATCGATGTATAGCTTTTATGTGGCATTAAATTGTTAGAGAATGCGAACTATGCATCCTCGTGGTATGTTCCGATATATAcgatgagaaatgctaaggagactcttcaTAGATTTTTTATCACCTCAcaatttattgttaatttcgTGTCAATATCATAAATATTAAGCTAAAAACGTAAAAGTAACATAGAGTCTataaagaattttatttttaagagagtctccttaatatttcttttatatataatgaatgaaaATATTTTCATGTTTGAAATGGAGGGGGCATTGTTGGctggaatgaggatcctctccggatcctctttgtgaggattttggaAATTCTTAAATCATgtccgtttattgtacatcgtgtcagaaatcattttaaatatttttatttaaaattaaatatgaataatatCTAACAAAAATTGACCACACGATTTATAATGAACGAACACAATTTGAGGATCCTACACGATTTATGTTGGCTGGTGAGGTTATAATCCAGGTCACATGACATGGTTGACTTTGGGTTAGCTTGTGGTCCACGTCACAAAGAATCAAAGACGATAATGAACTTAAGAACGCCTGCCTTCAATTCAATCTCCATCACCATTCATTTCATGGGGTCCTTGGCATACAAATCAGATAATGATAAACAACCAAAGAACATGGTTATTTGCGTCGGATCTTTTCCAAAGAATCGGATTCGGTTTAGTGATCCCTTTCTTCCCATTAATTAGTTCTTAGTTTAGCGGTGTAATTTTACTTCAATGTAAAATATCTCAAGTTTGAATTCCCGTCCAGAAACTTAGCTTGGTCCATTACTTTCAAATCAAAGATTTGGTTTAACTTGTGGCACAATAGccgtattttcttttcttttttgtcccATGGACGGAATGGGGTAGCAAAACCTCTCTACGTTTACTAAAGCATGAGTATTGAAATTATCCTATTTCTTGACTCCTCTGCGTTTACTAACACATAGAATCATAAAAGTGTGGGATTTACATTCAAGTCCCATAATGAAatacttaaaatttaaaaatcaagAATTAGATCGACTAGGTGGTACTAGTTGATCCCGAACCATGACTTTCCCGGTTCCAAGTAAACATGTTGTCAAGTCGTGGAAACAGTCTCTTtgcaaaaaaaaagaattatgatatgatttttctcaatcaaacaGCTATCCATTTGTGACCAAAAGGCTACGGATTTGAGTCGTGTAAACAGTCTgtatgcaaaaagaagaagaaaaaaaaaaaggataaaactgCATATGATAGAGGTTTTCCCCCGCAAACTCTCGCAAAGTGAGAAACTTTGTTGGTTTGGGGTCGCCCTTTTAAAGGGCAATCCATTAACCAGAGAGACAATTGAATTTCTATAAACAAGTGCAAAAGAATGGAGACGAGTGTATGGTGCCGTTccgtacaaaaatatatataactcaACCAAAAATTAcaggtttttattaaataagatggacaaaaaataattaaatcgTTTACCTATTGCTCAAGGGGCATCCACTCTAGTTCTAAATCTATTTCTCCACACTCAACATTCTGGAGCTTCAAAGACACCTCCTGTTTTACCTTCCCATCGACAATGTTAACAGTGCTATCGTCTATGAGTGCATTGTCGTGCGACTTCAGCCATTTCCCGATTTGCATGTTCCCAAACATTCCTGCATCCCCGAATGCCATCGCAGATGTTATCAATGGCTGAAGATCAACCTCTGCTTCTCCCATTATGTCATCAGCCGAGAACGTGTCGTGATCAAACACCTGCTGCAATGTGACAAGCAGGAGGATTTCCGTAAAATACTTCCCATCATAAAGGGTTCTGTTTAGACCAGAGGCAGAGGCTAATCTGCGATCCGTGTATACCAcaatttacaagtgaaaaaaggATAAAAGGAAAACCTTTCGGAAGCAATCAGATTGCATCAAAGTTTTCCTTGTCATCAACACAaattttgttatgacatttAACGTAGGAATAGCGGGAGGCTGACGTGACTGCTTCCGGTGAGTATGGAAGAATGAGAACAAGAATGGCTATTCTACCATGAACGGCTAAGCAAGTTGTAGAAACATGTAGCAACctaggtttaatttgtgtgtgtatgtgtgtgtagagatagagagagagagagagagagagagagagagagatccacGTACGAGTACAAAGAGATGGCAGAGTAAAACATCACATCAAAAACAAAATGTTTGCAAAGATGAAGAGGAAAAAAGGCATAGATATGCGTACCAACTGTAAAGCTCCAAATCGCTCAGGTACAGACAGCATGAGTTCCTCATTCCAGACGGGATTCAAGTTACTCTTTATTACAGTCGTCCGAAGAGTCTACATTATCACCAACATTGTCATCATCAAATAAAGAAATGTCGGTCTCAAGTGAATAGAAATTCAAATTCTCTTATAACATATGGGTTCGCAATCTATAAATAGGCTAATACGCTTAATCAAATCTAGCCGTTCGCATGTGTCAACAACCTTGTTCTTACCCCGATGTTCCTTGttatatgcaaaaaaaaaaaaaaaaaaaaaaaaaattaaagatgaactctctctctctctctctcgctctcccCCGATCCCCTCTTTTCGTCCCTCCTCCAAACCCTGTTTTTCTCTCTCAAATATCTCTCCTGGGGATATTTTGGATGTTCACTTTGACATGAAGCTCAAATAAAAGAAGGTAACCAGGAGGCTAGGAAGTAAAGGGATCTCATAAATTCTACATGCTTCTGCATATCAAGCAGATTCTGTAGTTTCAATACCaagggaaaagaaaattgaagaattaTTAACCTGCTTCCCAAGAGTCAGGATTACATAAGGATCACTTGTCATCATATCTCGAATGGCTAAATTTGTGCCTCTAATCACCTTAACCTTCAATAAACCAATAAATTCTACCATGCCTTCCTGCTGCATATTTCAAGAATGGAACAAAGTTATATTCCACTCTCACAACGTATATGAACGTTTACTTTAATACTCAAACTACATAATTGAAAGGCAGACATAAGGCGTGACAATATTTACCGATTTCTGTGAAGAATTTGAACGGAAACTATCAATAATCTTTCGAGAAAAACTATTTGATTGGAGAGTGCTCTGGAGAGAGTTCTTTCTAGAAGGACCTGAGTTAATCCGCAAGCTAGGTTTCAGAAACTCTTGAAGCTCATACTTTGACCTACATGAATACGTGACTACTTTAAACATCTGAAAAATAACCCAACAATTGAATCTGCTCCATGGTAGATTCTAGAATTCTATATCATAACTAACCGGATGAATTTTGAACGTTCCTCATGACCGGCATCTGGTCCAGGCTTTGAAAGTCCCTCCGGAATAAAAGCCTCGTAAATTGAATTAGCAGAAGAGTTTCCTCCAACTTCTATCATTGCATCAATTTCATCATCAGACCATTCATCCAGGGTCACTGACAAAACCTGAACATTTCAAATTCATGTTGTTTAAGACAAATATATAATTGTAATAATGCACACGACTGGAGACATCACATCAGCATatagaaaacataaaataataatgaataTTTGATCAATTAAGCAACATTTGACAGATCACCGAGCAAGCCTGAAATAGTTCTACCATGCCTGTCATCCTAGAAACGAAAGAAGGAAAGCcaaagagagatttttttggtaaaaggaCTGAAATAAACTTTCCCAGTTTCCTAGCATTGCAACTCAAACAACCAAGGATGAACAATCAAATGAACTTCCTTGATGAAAGCAGATTGGGATCAATCAGTTATTTCGTTCACCGAGTTACAAGTTCCCTTTTGGTCAGTGGATTTTGTATcgttaattttgtttgtttaaatttaGTTATATAACAATCCTGCAAACAAAACTCCAAAGTATGAGTGTCCCTAGCTAGTTTCATGTTTTCAACTGGCAAATTGTTTccattataaaaatttaaattggaTGCATCCAGCAATCAGGAGCGCTTACCTTTGATATATGAGTACCAAGACTCCTGTGCACACCACAACATTTTAAGCATATAAAAACTCCAATGTTTGCTGACCTGCAAATGCAGTTACGAACAGGATACCTTCCAAGTCAGAAGGATATAGGATGGAAAGTAAACTGTCCTaagaatatacatttattttcaaatgtccTGAAACAAGTGTATCCGAATTTGGGATGTCAACTAATAGCTTTACACAACACTCTCATCATTAAGCTCTCAAGCTTACGTACGAAACAAGCATGTCTCAAATTGACTTGGTACCATACAAAAACCGATGCAAAGTTGTATCAATGGGAAAAAACTTACGCCCATTTAGGATCAGGAGCACCACAATCAGCACAATTGCGATTATCTTTTTGCACCAATAAATCTTTTAATCTTCTTTTACCTGCATTGAGACTTGCATGTCATTCAGCTTCTAGATTAaagtaaaaagcaaaaagaCACTCTCTTTTTTTATGCCAAACATGTACAGATTTAGGTCAATAAACCACAGTAAGAAAAGTTGTACAGTCCAGTGACTAGTACACAAACAACGGAAAGTCCCTTCCTTAACCCGAATATTATATGTAATTATGGTGCATAATTCATAATACCTAAAAAATCACAGTTTATAAGACCCTATTCATAATATATTTCTCTTGTTTGAATCAAGTTTTACAAGCATACCTGAGGCAGGCCTCCCAAGATCCATTGGACGGTGATTCATTGCTCCGTTAGTAAATTACGATCATGCACTGGGTGAAGCCTGTTCTTTTCAAGTAATCAGGACACAGTGAcctgaaaaagaaaagtaaaacaatCAACCTGAGCAAAAGCGTTCCAGAAACGAAACAACACCACCCAATTGAATGCTTCAAAGTTTGTTCTTCTTTAGCATAAAGTACCCAAACAAGCTAATCTTGTAGAGCTCAAATTAAGCAAATTCCCCCGCATATATGAGCAAAAATTAGTTTGAAACCAATGAAATTCCCAGTGCCACTGAGAATCTGCAATAATCGTTGACGGGTTTTTACCATCATTCAAAGTTGAAGGCAGTCCAGTAATCGAAACATCCACATCAAATTCATAGTAAATTAATGAACAACATACTATTTCGCTTGGCTACAAAAACTTCATAAATGGATGGAATACgtcaaattatttattttttgttgattttttcagGTTCCAAACGGTGAAAGCTCCAATCAAATgcaacaaaatgaaaaaaatgattacaagaaacaaaacccaaatcaacAACGAAttggtaattaattaataattataaatgaTGGGTTCATTCAAAACTGTTAGAGCATGCAATTAAAGGCGGAAACTTGGTCCAAATCAAAGGTTCCAAATCCATCTAAATCATTCACATATaaccagaaaaaagaaaatgacagaAACCAatcatccaaaaaataaaaaactaacctGACAAATAAAAATATGGAGATTGAGTGAAAGATTGAGGAGAAAGATAGCAAATTTACCAGTGGATTGAAGAAATGGGAAATGCCCTTTTTAGAATGATTGATTCttcagagagagggagaaagggaGGGAGAAAGGGAGGAGGAGGATTGTTGAAACAAGTACaactgtgtttttgtttttatttttattttattgtattttattttgtttttctatttgttgaatatattatattaattatttttaaattgtaagGTGAGAGGACaaggaatgaataatgaaataaGAATACTCTCCAGATTCTTTTTGTGAAGATTCTAAAAATTCTTCGATCACATCTGTGCAATAAATCAATAATGTCCGAAGGAGGGATGTGAGCAGTATAAATAATTGGCTTCCCTAAAATAACCAGCACACTTCTGCTCTCTGCTGCTTCCAACTTCCAACTTGGCAGTTGGCTGGCAGTTGGGCAGATATTCATTTATTAATGTATGTTTTTGTAGAGTTATAACGTTTGTATcttaaataattaattgttaaggGGGAGGAACATTAGTGGGGGATTGAACCTGTGTCATGGTGGATagatatattttttcttaattaatagaaaaaatatatatctctAATTATAATTTGTCAgcctttttttttaagaacaatatttattttgtcattagaATTATGATTCAGTAGTATTATTCTCCATCTAGGGGGGGTTTGAGCTACATGTAAATTGAAGGTAG
This region includes:
- the LOC137729515 gene encoding ADP-ribosylation factor GTPase-activating protein AGD12-like isoform X1, encoding MNHRPMDLGRPASGKRRLKDLLVQKDNRNCADCGAPDPKWASANIGVFICLKCCGVHRSLGTHISKVLSVTLDEWSDDEIDAMIEVGGNSSANSIYEAFIPEGLSKPGPDAGHEERSKFIRSKYELQEFLKPSLRINSGPSRKNSLQSTLQSNSFSRKIIDSFRSNSSQKSQEGMVEFIGLLKVKVIRGTNLAIRDMMTSDPYVILTLGKQTLRTTVIKSNLNPVWNEELMLSVPERFGALQLQVFDHDTFSADDIMGEAEVDLQPLITSAMAFGDAGMFGNMQIGKWLKSHDNALIDDSTVNIVDGKVKQEVSLKLQNVECGEIDLELEWMPLEQ
- the LOC137729515 gene encoding ADP-ribosylation factor GTPase-activating protein AGD12-like isoform X2; this translates as MNHRPMDLGRPASGKRRLKDLLVQKDNRNCADCGAPDPKWASANIGVFICLKCCGVHRSLGTHISKVLSVTLDEWSDDEIDAMIEVGGNSSANSIYEAFIPEGLSKPGPDAGHEERSKFIRSKYELQEFLKPSLRINSGPSRKNSLQSTLQSNSFSRKIIDSFRSNSSQKSEGMVEFIGLLKVKVIRGTNLAIRDMMTSDPYVILTLGKQTLRTTVIKSNLNPVWNEELMLSVPERFGALQLQVFDHDTFSADDIMGEAEVDLQPLITSAMAFGDAGMFGNMQIGKWLKSHDNALIDDSTVNIVDGKVKQEVSLKLQNVECGEIDLELEWMPLEQ